One Streptomyces sp. CNQ-509 DNA window includes the following coding sequences:
- a CDS encoding MFS transporter: MAMDVQRTSPPTAPGARAWLGLLVVLGPVLLVAMDGSVLFLAMAAISAELSPSADQALWILDGYGFAVGSLLIAFGGIGDRYGRLRLLLTGAAVFGAASAGAAFAPSAELLIAFRVLMGVAGATLLPSALAVLSELFADARRRAQAIGIFAAAFAAGFAIGPVVGGQLLAHFWWGSVFLINLPVVALFLLLAPRLLREVRAGGQGRVDVPSVALSAAGILLAVYGIKRAAAHGPAAVPLVAAGAGVVLLWWFVRRQLRLALPLIDLRLFRDRVFAIAAVTGLLPLAAWSAVAYLGGIYLQSVRGLGVFDAALVTLPGALVLTVTCVVTPAVVARTGTRAALLACHFVIAGGLLLLLPTGVSGGTGWYVAATVVAGVGYGISFSVVADTAVAAVPPERAGSAGAIAETSNELGNALGIALLGSLAALVFRLRGPDLAGTLTETLQAPGITAAAAGQAESAFVTGLHAAALAAALLHAALGLFTLRHLPRRRHPAPPLPASLR; the protein is encoded by the coding sequence GTGGCCATGGACGTACAGCGGACATCTCCCCCTACCGCCCCCGGCGCGCGGGCCTGGCTCGGCCTGCTCGTGGTGCTCGGCCCGGTACTGCTGGTCGCGATGGACGGCTCGGTGCTGTTCCTGGCGATGGCCGCGATCTCGGCGGAGCTGTCGCCGTCGGCGGACCAGGCGCTCTGGATACTCGACGGCTACGGGTTCGCGGTCGGCTCCCTGCTCATCGCGTTCGGCGGCATCGGCGACCGGTACGGCAGGCTCCGGCTGCTGCTGACCGGGGCGGCGGTGTTCGGCGCCGCCTCCGCGGGCGCGGCGTTCGCGCCGTCCGCGGAGCTGCTGATCGCGTTCCGGGTGCTGATGGGCGTGGCCGGCGCCACGCTGCTGCCCTCCGCGCTCGCGGTGCTGAGCGAGCTGTTCGCCGACGCGCGGCGGCGCGCGCAGGCCATCGGGATCTTCGCGGCCGCCTTCGCCGCGGGCTTCGCGATCGGCCCGGTGGTGGGCGGGCAGCTGCTCGCCCACTTCTGGTGGGGCTCGGTATTCCTCATCAACCTTCCGGTGGTCGCGCTCTTCCTGCTGCTGGCCCCGCGGCTGCTGCGCGAGGTACGTGCCGGCGGGCAGGGCCGGGTCGACGTGCCGAGCGTCGCGCTGTCCGCCGCGGGCATTCTGCTGGCCGTCTACGGGATCAAGCGCGCGGCGGCCCACGGTCCCGCGGCCGTCCCGCTGGTCGCGGCCGGCGCCGGCGTCGTCCTGCTGTGGTGGTTCGTACGCCGCCAACTGCGGCTCGCACTCCCGCTGATCGACCTCCGGCTCTTCCGCGACCGGGTGTTCGCGATCGCCGCGGTCACCGGGCTGCTGCCGCTGGCGGCCTGGTCGGCGGTGGCGTACCTGGGCGGCATCTACCTGCAGTCCGTACGCGGGCTCGGCGTCTTCGACGCCGCCCTCGTGACGCTGCCCGGCGCGCTGGTGCTCACGGTCACCTGCGTCGTCACCCCGGCGGTGGTCGCGCGCACCGGCACCCGGGCGGCGCTGCTCGCCTGCCACTTCGTCATCGCCGGCGGGCTGCTGCTGCTCCTGCCCACGGGGGTCTCGGGCGGCACGGGCTGGTACGTCGCGGCCACCGTCGTCGCGGGGGTCGGCTACGGCATCTCGTTCAGCGTGGTCGCGGACACCGCCGTCGCCGCGGTGCCGCCGGAGCGCGCGGGCTCCGCCGGGGCGATCGCCGAGACGAGCAACGAACTCGGCAACGCCCTCGGGATCGCGCTCCTCGGCTCGCTGGCGGCGCTCGTCTTCCGGCTGCGGGGTCCCGACCTGGCCGGGACGCTCACCGAGACGTTGCAGGCGCCGGGGATCACGGCGGCGGCGGCCGGTCAGGCGGAGTCCGCGTTCGTCACGGGGCTGCACGCGGCGGCGCTGGCCGCGGCGCTGCTGCACGCGGCGCTCGGGCTGTTCACGCTGCGGCACCTGCCGCGCCGTCGCCACCCCGCGCCGCCGCTGCCCGCATCGCTTCGCTGA
- a CDS encoding helix-turn-helix domain-containing protein: MELENLGTYLKTRRGRVTPAAAGLGTYGAARRVPGLRREELAQLAGVSAGYYTRLEQGQAGTASRQVLDALARVLRLDPAETAHLHNLARRPAAPRLARPAPEAPHPRVLALLTSLAETTPAVVLGRRGDVLAWNRTGHALVAEHVDFDAPGDPARRPSVPRMFFLDPLVRDQHANWAELARIHVAYLRLTAGRYPTDARLAELIGELAMGSGDFAELWAAGDVADCTVGTMRLRHPTVGALDVGYQVWLQPDSPGHRLEVYTPDDPASADALRLLSARSYPAGA; this comes from the coding sequence ATGGAGCTGGAGAACCTCGGGACGTACCTGAAGACCCGCCGCGGCCGCGTCACGCCCGCCGCGGCCGGACTCGGCACCTACGGCGCCGCCCGCCGGGTGCCGGGGCTGCGGCGCGAGGAGCTGGCGCAGCTCGCCGGGGTGAGCGCCGGGTACTACACGCGGCTGGAGCAGGGGCAGGCCGGCACCGCCTCCCGGCAGGTGCTCGACGCGCTGGCCCGGGTGCTGCGGCTCGACCCGGCCGAGACGGCCCACCTGCACAACCTTGCCCGCCGGCCGGCCGCGCCGCGGCTGGCCCGGCCCGCGCCCGAGGCGCCGCACCCCCGGGTGCTGGCACTGCTGACGTCCCTGGCCGAGACGACGCCGGCCGTCGTGCTGGGCCGCCGCGGCGACGTGCTGGCCTGGAACCGCACCGGGCACGCGCTCGTCGCCGAGCACGTCGACTTCGACGCCCCCGGGGACCCCGCCCGCCGGCCCTCGGTGCCCCGGATGTTCTTCCTCGACCCGCTCGTACGGGACCAGCACGCCAACTGGGCGGAGCTGGCCCGCATCCACGTCGCGTACCTGCGGCTGACCGCGGGCCGCTACCCCACCGACGCCCGCCTCGCCGAGCTGATCGGTGAACTCGCCATGGGCAGCGGGGACTTCGCGGAGCTGTGGGCCGCGGGCGATGTCGCCGACTGCACCGTGGGCACGATGCGGCTGCGGCACCCCACCGTCGGCGCGCTCGACGTCGGCTACCAGGTCTGGCTGCAGCCCGACAGCCCCGGCCACCGGCTGGAGGTCTACACCCCGGACGACCCCGCCTCCGCCGACGCCCTCCGGCTGCTGTCCGCCCGGTCGTACCCGGCGGGCGCCTGA
- a CDS encoding class I SAM-dependent methyltransferase, giving the protein MTSPNEHGGPGGRNRRERSERERRERSRQAGSFGGAAGAYERGRPPYPPEATAWLVPESARAVVDLGAGTGKLTRALRAPGRELVAVEPSAGMREEFARVVPGIRALAGTAESIPLPDASADTVVCAQAWHWADPERAVPEVARLLRPGGRLALVWNNRDESVPWVAELGRLLREYAPAPAEDRQTDRIGAPFGPVERRDFRWRHPVTEAEIVDMIASRSYVITLAPAVRDRLLDRVRALLAVARPGEMPYVTECHRAAR; this is encoded by the coding sequence ATGACCTCCCCGAACGAGCACGGTGGCCCCGGCGGCCGGAACCGGCGGGAGCGAAGCGAGCGGGAGCGGCGCGAGCGGAGCCGGCAGGCCGGCTCCTTCGGCGGCGCCGCCGGCGCCTACGAGCGCGGCCGCCCGCCCTACCCGCCGGAGGCGACCGCCTGGCTGGTGCCGGAATCCGCCCGCGCGGTCGTCGACCTCGGCGCCGGCACCGGCAAGCTGACCCGCGCCCTGCGCGCACCAGGGCGCGAACTCGTCGCCGTCGAGCCCTCCGCCGGCATGCGCGAGGAGTTCGCCCGCGTCGTGCCCGGCATACGGGCCCTCGCCGGCACCGCCGAGTCGATACCCCTGCCCGACGCGAGCGCCGACACCGTCGTCTGCGCCCAGGCGTGGCACTGGGCCGACCCCGAACGCGCCGTCCCCGAGGTCGCCCGGCTGCTGCGCCCCGGCGGACGGCTCGCGCTGGTGTGGAACAACCGCGACGAGTCCGTGCCCTGGGTCGCGGAGCTGGGCCGGCTGCTGCGCGAGTACGCCCCCGCACCCGCGGAGGACCGCCAGACCGACCGCATCGGCGCGCCGTTCGGGCCCGTCGAGCGCCGGGACTTCCGCTGGCGCCACCCCGTGACCGAGGCGGAGATCGTCGACATGATCGCCTCCCGCAGCTACGTGATCACCCTGGCGCCCGCCGTACGCGACCGGCTGCTGGACCGGGTACGGGCCCTTCTCGCGGTGGCGCGACCGGGTGAGATGCCGTACGTGACCGAGTGCCATCGCGCCGCGCGATGA
- a CDS encoding DUF899 family protein has product MTAHALPPVVDTGTWRRELDALRVREKAATRELDAIAAQRRRLPMVEMPDYTLEGEEGPVRLVDVFDGKSQLIVYNHMWFEDKEWQCGGCTSYTAQFTRFGFLEPYDARFVIVTQGPIDQALAYKKRVGNKMTWYSTANSPFGADVDAPKGGGFALNVFLRDGDTVYRTWHSSGRGTEQLSHTFPLVDVLPYGRQEEWQDSPEGWPQSPAYSGWLDSKDIARLYGEDA; this is encoded by the coding sequence ATGACCGCCCACGCACTGCCGCCCGTCGTCGACACCGGCACCTGGCGGCGCGAGCTGGACGCGCTGCGCGTCCGCGAGAAGGCCGCGACCCGGGAGCTCGACGCCATCGCCGCGCAGCGGCGCCGGCTGCCGATGGTCGAGATGCCCGACTACACCCTGGAGGGCGAGGAGGGGCCGGTCCGGCTCGTGGACGTCTTCGACGGCAAGTCGCAGCTCATCGTCTACAACCACATGTGGTTCGAGGACAAGGAGTGGCAGTGCGGCGGCTGCACGAGCTACACCGCGCAGTTCACCCGGTTCGGCTTCCTCGAACCGTACGACGCGCGGTTCGTCATCGTCACGCAGGGCCCGATCGACCAGGCGCTGGCGTACAAGAAGCGCGTCGGCAACAAGATGACCTGGTACTCCACCGCCAACAGCCCGTTCGGCGCCGACGTCGACGCCCCGAAGGGCGGCGGGTTCGCGCTCAACGTCTTCCTGCGCGACGGCGACACCGTCTACCGCACCTGGCACTCCAGTGGCCGCGGCACCGAGCAGTTGAGCCACACCTTCCCGCTCGTCGACGTGCTGCCGTACGGCCGGCAGGAGGAGTGGCAGGACTCGCCCGAGGGCTGGCCGCAGTCGCCCGCGTACAGCGGCTGGCTCGACTCGAAGGACATCGCCCGCCTCTACGGCGAGGACGCGTAG
- a CDS encoding SDR family NAD(P)-dependent oxidoreductase, producing the protein MERFEGYGVLVTGAGQGIGEAVARRFAAEGAGVLVTDRDGERAERAAAAIGAAGGTAAALACDVTDGAAVRAAVAYAAESFGGLHVLVNNAYAVHRDPPRFEDWREPDWYEDFEVTLHGAARCARAALPLLAAAPGRSAIVNIGSVNAERHYGEHAYSAAKAALVSLTRTLAVESAARGVRVNLVEPGTVRTAVWAGRPGVLARVEEHYPLGRVGEPDDIAAAVAFLASGDAAWITGVSLPVDGGLLASHLAMSRSIAGDGA; encoded by the coding sequence ATGGAGCGATTCGAGGGATACGGGGTGCTGGTCACGGGCGCCGGACAGGGCATAGGCGAGGCGGTCGCCCGCCGCTTCGCCGCGGAGGGCGCGGGCGTGCTGGTCACCGACCGGGACGGCGAGCGGGCCGAGCGGGCCGCCGCCGCGATCGGCGCCGCCGGCGGTACGGCCGCGGCGCTCGCCTGCGACGTGACGGACGGCGCGGCGGTCCGGGCGGCGGTCGCGTACGCGGCCGAGTCCTTCGGCGGGCTGCACGTCCTCGTCAACAACGCCTACGCCGTCCACCGCGACCCGCCGCGCTTCGAGGACTGGCGGGAGCCCGACTGGTACGAGGACTTCGAGGTCACCCTGCACGGCGCGGCGCGCTGCGCCCGCGCGGCGCTGCCGCTGCTGGCCGCCGCCCCGGGCCGGTCCGCGATCGTCAACATCGGCTCGGTCAACGCCGAACGCCACTACGGCGAGCACGCGTACAGCGCCGCCAAGGCCGCGCTCGTCTCCCTGACCCGCACCCTCGCCGTGGAGAGCGCGGCGCGCGGCGTGCGCGTGAACCTCGTCGAGCCCGGCACCGTGCGCACCGCCGTCTGGGCCGGCCGGCCCGGGGTCCTGGCCCGGGTCGAGGAGCACTACCCGCTGGGCCGGGTCGGCGAACCGGACGACATCGCGGCGGCGGTGGCGTTCCTCGCCTCCGGCGACGCGGCGTGGATCACCGGGGTCAGCCTGCCGGTGGACGGCGGGCTGCTGGCGAGCCACCTCGCGATGTCCCGGAGCATCGCGGGCGACGGGGCGTGA
- a CDS encoding SAM-dependent methyltransferase — protein MSEETFSDGTQRVVIDTSVPHSARIFNYWIGGKDNYEPDRAAGARFQQVFPEIVDLARSGRQFLRRVVGHLAGEAGVRQFLDIGTGLPTADNTHEVAQRAAPDSRIVYVDNDKLVLAHARGLLTSTPEGATAYIDADVEDPEAILAGAARTLDLDRPVAVILMGILAHVDGYEQARSVVRRLMDPLPSGSYLAIRDGVEGNEKYSRAIAGYNASGAVPYHLRSAAQIAGYLDGLEPVEPGVVSCPLWRPEPVEVGSPVEMAVLGGVGRKP, from the coding sequence ATGTCAGAGGAAACCTTCAGCGACGGCACGCAGCGGGTGGTCATCGACACCTCGGTGCCGCACTCGGCGAGGATCTTCAACTACTGGATCGGCGGCAAGGACAACTACGAGCCGGACCGCGCCGCCGGCGCCCGGTTCCAGCAGGTCTTCCCGGAGATCGTCGATCTCGCCCGCAGCGGGCGGCAGTTCCTGCGCCGGGTCGTCGGCCACCTCGCCGGGGAGGCGGGCGTGCGGCAGTTCCTGGACATCGGCACCGGACTGCCCACCGCGGACAACACCCACGAGGTGGCCCAGCGCGCGGCCCCCGACTCCCGCATCGTCTACGTCGACAACGACAAACTCGTCCTCGCCCATGCCCGCGGCCTGCTCACCAGCACCCCGGAGGGCGCGACCGCGTACATCGACGCGGACGTCGAGGACCCCGAGGCGATACTCGCGGGCGCGGCGCGCACCCTGGACCTCGACCGCCCGGTCGCCGTCATCCTCATGGGCATCCTGGCGCACGTCGACGGCTACGAGCAGGCCAGGTCGGTGGTGCGGCGGCTGATGGACCCGCTGCCGTCCGGCAGTTACCTGGCGATACGCGACGGCGTCGAGGGGAACGAGAAGTACAGCCGCGCCATCGCCGGCTACAACGCCTCCGGCGCCGTGCCGTACCACCTGCGCAGCGCGGCGCAGATCGCCGGCTACCTCGACGGCTTGGAGCCGGTCGAGCCCGGTGTGGTGTCCTGCCCGCTGTGGCGGCCCGAGCCGGTGGAGGTGGGCAGCCCGGTGGAGATGGCGGTCCTGGGCGGAGTCGGCCGGAAGCCGTAG
- a CDS encoding helix-turn-helix transcriptional regulator, with product MTVPTAAVHDPGIPLAGEHERGGRPVCRSVLGSRLRRLRQDRGIQLQAAAREIGASVAKLCRLELGQGGCKDHDVAALLDFYGVTDEDVLDEFAALTRGANAPSWWQEYSDLIPSQAETHLGLEEAATVIRSYQSQRIPDLLQTAAYARAITQLGFPRDPVQTVERRLHLLERRQQALTRADPPRCWVLLDEAALRRSVGAPGVMEGQLRHLLRLHLEHPTVTLDVVPLAAGGTAAVAQPMTMLRFAEPELPDVVCLDQLTGTVRIDKPGEVDRYRLALDNLAAATSTGTDAAVFLTRLLHGH from the coding sequence ATGACGGTGCCCACGGCGGCGGTGCACGACCCCGGGATCCCGCTCGCCGGCGAACACGAGCGCGGCGGCCGGCCCGTCTGCAGGTCCGTCCTCGGCTCCCGGCTGCGCCGGCTCCGCCAGGACCGCGGCATCCAGTTGCAGGCGGCCGCCCGCGAGATCGGCGCCTCGGTCGCCAAGCTGTGCCGGCTGGAGCTGGGCCAGGGCGGCTGCAAGGACCACGACGTCGCGGCGCTGCTCGACTTCTACGGCGTCACCGACGAGGACGTGCTCGACGAGTTCGCGGCGCTCACCCGCGGCGCCAACGCGCCGAGCTGGTGGCAGGAGTACAGCGACCTGATACCCAGTCAGGCGGAGACCCACCTCGGCCTGGAGGAGGCTGCCACCGTCATCCGCAGCTACCAGTCCCAGCGCATCCCGGACCTGCTGCAGACGGCCGCGTACGCCCGCGCGATCACCCAGCTCGGCTTCCCGCGCGACCCGGTGCAGACGGTGGAGCGCCGGCTGCACCTGCTGGAACGCCGCCAGCAGGCCCTGACCCGCGCCGACCCGCCGCGCTGCTGGGTGCTGCTCGACGAGGCCGCGCTGCGGCGCTCCGTCGGCGCCCCGGGGGTGATGGAGGGCCAGTTGCGGCACCTGCTCCGGCTGCACCTCGAACACCCCACGGTCACGCTGGACGTGGTGCCGCTGGCGGCCGGCGGCACGGCCGCGGTGGCGCAGCCGATGACGATGCTGCGGTTCGCCGAGCCCGAACTGCCGGACGTGGTCTGCCTGGACCAGCTCACCGGCACGGTGCGCATCGACAAGCCCGGCGAGGTCGACCGCTACCGGCTGGCGCTGGACAACCTCGCTGCGGCCACCAGCACCGGCACCGACGCCGCCGTTTTCCTCACCCGCCTGCTGCACGGCCACTGA
- a CDS encoding NAD(P)/FAD-dependent oxidoreductase produces the protein MVKTESFAYDVVVIGGGPVGENVADRTRAAGLSTAVVESELVGGECSYWACMPSKALLRPVLASADARRLPGLSGLVAGGLDAAAVLARRDAFTSHWEDDGQVAWLDGIGADLYRGRGRLAGPRTVEVTDADGVVRTLTAGHAVAVCTGSRALLPRLPGLADVKPWTSREATSSAVVPGRLIVVGGGVVGVEMATAWQALGSRVTVLVRGGGLLDRMEPFAGELVTEALTEAGAQVRTGTSVTSVVRENGTVLATTDAGDTLEADEILFATGRAPRTDDIGLETVGLEPGSWLAVDDSLRVEGSEWLYGVGDVNHRALLTHQGKYQARIAGAAIAARAQGVPLLESDPWGAHAATADHGAVPQVVFADPEAAAVGMSLAEAERAGHRVRAVDADLGSVAGAGLYADGYRGRARMVVDVDEEILRGVTFVGPGVGELIHSATIAVAGEVPVSRLWHAVPSYPTISEVWLRLLEAYRG, from the coding sequence ATGGTGAAAACGGAATCCTTTGCGTACGACGTGGTGGTCATCGGCGGCGGTCCCGTGGGCGAGAACGTGGCGGACCGCACCCGGGCGGCCGGTCTGTCCACCGCGGTCGTCGAGAGTGAACTCGTCGGCGGCGAGTGCTCGTACTGGGCCTGCATGCCCAGCAAGGCCCTGCTGCGGCCGGTGCTCGCCAGCGCCGACGCCCGCCGCCTCCCCGGGCTGAGCGGCCTGGTGGCCGGCGGCCTGGACGCGGCCGCGGTCCTCGCCCGCCGGGACGCGTTCACCTCGCACTGGGAGGACGACGGCCAGGTCGCCTGGCTCGACGGCATCGGCGCCGACCTCTACCGCGGCCGGGGCCGCCTCGCCGGGCCGCGCACCGTGGAGGTGACCGACGCCGACGGTGTGGTGCGCACGCTGACCGCCGGGCACGCCGTCGCCGTCTGCACCGGCAGCCGCGCCCTGCTGCCCCGGCTGCCCGGCCTGGCCGACGTCAAGCCGTGGACCAGCCGGGAGGCCACGAGTTCCGCGGTCGTCCCCGGGCGGCTCATCGTCGTCGGCGGCGGCGTGGTGGGCGTCGAGATGGCCACCGCCTGGCAGGCGCTCGGCTCCCGGGTCACCGTCCTCGTCCGCGGCGGCGGCCTGCTGGACCGCATGGAGCCCTTCGCCGGCGAGCTGGTCACCGAGGCGCTGACCGAGGCCGGCGCCCAGGTGCGTACCGGCACCTCCGTCACCTCCGTGGTCCGCGAGAACGGCACGGTCCTCGCGACCACCGACGCCGGCGACACCCTCGAGGCCGACGAGATCCTCTTCGCCACCGGCCGTGCGCCCCGTACCGACGACATCGGCCTGGAGACCGTGGGCCTGGAGCCCGGCTCCTGGCTGGCGGTGGACGACAGCCTGCGGGTCGAGGGCAGCGAGTGGCTGTACGGGGTCGGGGACGTCAACCACCGCGCGCTCCTCACCCACCAGGGCAAGTACCAGGCGCGCATCGCCGGTGCGGCCATCGCCGCCCGCGCGCAGGGCGTCCCGCTGCTGGAGTCGGACCCGTGGGGCGCACACGCCGCGACCGCCGACCACGGTGCCGTCCCGCAGGTCGTCTTCGCCGACCCGGAGGCCGCGGCCGTCGGGATGTCGCTGGCCGAGGCGGAACGGGCCGGGCACCGGGTGCGCGCGGTGGACGCCGACCTGGGCTCGGTCGCGGGCGCCGGGCTGTACGCGGACGGCTACCGCGGGCGGGCGCGCATGGTCGTCGACGTCGACGAGGAGATCCTGCGCGGCGTCACCTTCGTCGGCCCCGGGGTGGGGGAGCTGATCCACTCGGCGACCATCGCGGTCGCCGGCGAGGTGCCGGTGAGCCGGCTGTGGCACGCGGTCCCGTCGTACCCCACGATCAGCGAGGTGTGGCTGCGGCTGCTGGAGGCGTACCGCGGCTGA
- a CDS encoding DinB family protein: MAEGRAGSGRLSLLLDQFDMASQAAELRLAGLGDEEFRWEPVPGCWSVRRRSEAVTPRAYGPGEWVLDKGAADIPHSEYAGVAQDVAGGMSVEKVARDWDVSVERVREVLAHTGPLEPDETPVTTIAWRLGHLHSGIAGGWEWTFGERRRDPKLLVDFTPSAELALARFWADVDRWRDSVAAVTEEQLDTVGFSQNPYASDADNAYVEVLWAGNLEFIHHMAEIALLRDLWRARGTGT; encoded by the coding sequence ATGGCGGAGGGGCGTGCGGGAAGCGGGCGGTTGAGCCTGCTGCTCGACCAGTTCGACATGGCCAGTCAGGCGGCGGAGCTGCGGCTCGCCGGGCTCGGCGACGAGGAGTTCCGCTGGGAGCCGGTGCCCGGCTGCTGGTCGGTGCGGCGCCGGTCGGAGGCGGTCACGCCGCGGGCGTACGGGCCGGGGGAGTGGGTGCTCGACAAGGGCGCCGCGGACATCCCCCACAGCGAGTACGCCGGGGTGGCGCAGGACGTCGCCGGGGGCATGTCCGTGGAGAAGGTGGCCCGGGACTGGGACGTGAGCGTCGAGCGGGTCCGCGAAGTCCTCGCCCACACCGGCCCGCTGGAGCCCGACGAGACCCCGGTCACCACCATCGCGTGGCGGCTGGGGCATCTGCACTCGGGCATCGCAGGCGGCTGGGAGTGGACCTTCGGCGAGCGGCGCCGGGACCCGAAGCTGCTGGTCGACTTCACACCCTCCGCCGAACTGGCGCTCGCGCGGTTCTGGGCGGACGTCGACCGCTGGCGCGACAGCGTCGCCGCCGTCACCGAGGAGCAGTTGGACACGGTCGGCTTCTCGCAGAACCCGTACGCCTCCGACGCCGACAACGCCTACGTCGAGGTGCTGTGGGCGGGCAACCTGGAGTTCATCCACCACATGGCGGAGATCGCGCTCCTCCGCGACCTGTGGCGGGCCCGCGGCACCGGGACCTGA
- a CDS encoding tellurite resistance TerB family protein: MSMFDRIKDQAKGLQQSRGGARSGSQGSTGSGGGSRAQLVSMFKSQLSSMKTELKSGAYRDATMAVCALVAAADGHVHPAERERMESMIMTNDVLQNFPPEQLRQRFTKHLDRLTVDFHAGKAEALQEIAKAKKKAAEARAVIQTGFVIAGADGHIDPAEQQVLREACSALGLPPSEFGI; the protein is encoded by the coding sequence GTGTCGATGTTTGATCGGATCAAGGACCAGGCGAAGGGACTTCAGCAGTCCCGGGGCGGAGCGCGGTCGGGGAGCCAGGGCTCGACGGGCTCGGGCGGTGGTTCCAGGGCCCAGCTCGTGAGCATGTTCAAGTCGCAGCTCAGCTCGATGAAGACGGAGCTGAAGAGCGGCGCGTATCGGGACGCCACCATGGCGGTCTGTGCGCTCGTGGCCGCGGCGGACGGGCACGTGCACCCCGCCGAGCGGGAGCGCATGGAGTCGATGATCATGACCAACGACGTGCTGCAGAACTTCCCGCCGGAGCAGTTGCGGCAGCGGTTCACCAAGCACCTCGACCGGCTCACGGTCGACTTCCATGCGGGCAAGGCGGAGGCGCTGCAGGAGATCGCCAAGGCCAAGAAGAAGGCGGCGGAGGCGCGGGCGGTGATCCAGACCGGGTTCGTCATCGCCGGTGCCGACGGCCACATCGACCCGGCCGAGCAGCAGGTGCTCCGCGAGGCGTGCTCGGCGCTCGGGCTGCCGCCCTCGGAGTTCGGCATCTGA
- a CDS encoding aromatic acid exporter family protein, with protein sequence MAGLVERLRAPAVAQTVRATMAATIAYVVALQLTNGPKPLTAPLTALLVVQVTFYATLTTGIRRVTAVVVGVLIASGFSALVGLSWWSLGLIIVSSLVAGRIVRVSEFVPEVAISAMLVLGVAHVEDTAFTRILETLTGAAVGLTFNLVLAPPVWVESAGDAIEDLARRMRRLLLRSTEQLTEVTPPSVAADRLEAARELDEFVGEVDTSLRRAEDSLRLNPRVREGLMHRAVLRTGLDTLEICAVVLRVLTRSLSDLAHARRKGEPLFPRDAGAALQDLFAYLGDALVSFAQLVATEVSESAETAAGRLEADLSAARSVRDRVESLLLETVGRDEENWFLYGALLADVNRVLDELDTEHRSARLLEALDRSSRDYRERIPRLSRLSAWLTR encoded by the coding sequence ATGGCAGGACTCGTCGAGCGGCTCCGCGCGCCCGCCGTGGCGCAGACGGTGCGCGCCACCATGGCCGCCACGATCGCGTACGTCGTCGCCCTCCAGCTCACCAACGGCCCCAAGCCGCTCACGGCGCCGCTGACCGCGCTGCTCGTCGTCCAGGTGACCTTCTACGCCACCCTCACCACCGGCATCCGGCGTGTCACGGCCGTCGTGGTCGGGGTGCTGATCGCCAGCGGGTTCAGCGCGCTGGTCGGGCTGAGCTGGTGGAGCCTCGGGCTGATCATCGTCAGCTCGCTGGTCGCGGGTCGCATCGTGCGGGTGAGCGAGTTCGTGCCCGAGGTGGCGATCAGCGCGATGCTCGTCCTGGGCGTCGCCCACGTGGAGGACACGGCGTTCACCCGGATCCTGGAGACGCTCACCGGCGCCGCCGTGGGCCTCACGTTCAACCTGGTGCTGGCGCCCCCGGTGTGGGTGGAGAGCGCGGGCGACGCCATCGAGGACCTGGCCCGCCGCATGCGCCGCCTGCTGCTGCGCAGCACCGAGCAGCTCACCGAGGTCACCCCGCCGTCGGTCGCCGCCGACCGGCTGGAGGCGGCGCGCGAGCTGGACGAGTTCGTCGGCGAGGTCGACACCTCGCTGCGCCGCGCCGAGGACAGCCTGCGGCTCAACCCCCGGGTGCGCGAGGGCCTGATGCACCGGGCGGTCCTGCGCACCGGTCTCGACACGCTGGAGATCTGCGCGGTGGTGCTGCGCGTCCTCACCCGGAGCCTGTCGGACCTCGCGCACGCCCGGCGGAAGGGGGAGCCGCTCTTCCCGCGCGACGCGGGCGCGGCGCTCCAGGACCTCTTCGCCTACCTGGGCGACGCGCTGGTGAGCTTCGCGCAACTGGTCGCGACGGAGGTCTCCGAGAGCGCCGAGACCGCGGCCGGCCGGCTGGAGGCGGACCTGTCCGCGGCCCGTTCCGTACGGGACCGGGTGGAGTCCCTGCTCCTGGAGACCGTGGGACGCGACGAGGAGAACTGGTTCCTGTACGGCGCGCTCCTCGCCGACGTCAACCGGGTCCTCGACGAACTCGACACCGAACACCGCTCCGCACGCCTGCTGGAGGCGCTCGACCGCAGCAGCCGCGACTACCGCGAGCGCATCCCGCGGCTCTCCCGCCTCAGCGCCTGGCTCACCCGCTGA